A stretch of Ascochyta rabiei chromosome 6, complete sequence DNA encodes these proteins:
- a CDS encoding 3-deoxy-7-phosphoheptulonate synthase encodes MSDETMDVLSNYLKQFTSGAAQPQPTNGQFDTWSPSSWRSKPIKQVVKYEDQTAADAALKQLSKLPPIVTPTEICRLRASLRDAALGKSFLLQGGDCAELFSYCAEDPIDAKLKLLLQMSLVLIWGSNKPVIRIGRIAGQYAKPRSSPTEMVDGKELPSFRGDILNGYEPEHRKVDPERLVSAYFHSATTMNYIRAQLASGIADLHNPLDWGLGHVGDKELQTRYTAIVNSISDSLRFMRTIGADTSGQLQTVDLYSSHEGLVLEYEQSLTRRLRHPAGHPAAQASTDGKGWYNTSAHFLWIGDRTRQIDGGHVEYFRGIENPIGIKVGPSMKNDELIELLDIVNPRKDIGKVTLITRYGAEKVESMLGGHIEAVKSSGHVVVWQCDPMHGNTRSTSSGIKTRSFNNIFSELSSALKIHKQHGSFLGGMHLELTGDAVTECTGGSQGLDDEDLSLNYTTFCDPRLNEKQALELAFLVAGHYREDAASL; translated from the exons ATGAGCGACGAGACTATGGACGTTCTGTCCAACTACCTCAAGCAGTTCACCTCTGGCGCAGCGCAGCCTCAACCTACTAACGGCCAGTTCGACACGTGGTCGCCTTCAT CCTGGCGGTCAAAGCCTATCAAGCAAGTAGTCAAGTACGAGGACCAGACAGCAGCAGATGCGGCATTGAAGCAGCTCTCGAAACTTCCACCAATCGTCACACCAACAGAGATCTGTAGACTCAGGGCTAGCCTGCGAGATGCAGCTCTTGGGAAGTCTTTCCTCCTGCAGGGCGGTGACTGCGCCGAGCTGTTCTCGTACTGCGCCGAGGATCCCATCGACGCCAAACTCAAGCTCCTCCTGCAGATGAGTCTGGTCTTGATCTGGGGCTCGAACAAGCCTGTGATCCGCATTGGCCGCATAGCTGGGCAGTACGCAAAGCCGAGATCGAGCCCGACGGAGATGGTGGATGGCAAAGAGCTGCCCAGCTTCCGAGGCGACATTCTCAATGGCTACGAGCCGGAGCACCGCAAAGTGGATCCTGAGAGGCTGGTCAGCGCGTACTTTCACTCTGCCACGACTATGAACTACATCCGCGCACAGCTCGCCAGTGGCATCGCAGACTTGCACAACCCTCTTGACTGGGGTCTTGGGCACGTTGGGGACAAGGAGCTGCAGACAAGGTACACCGCCATCGTCAACAGCATCTCTGACTCCCTCCGTTTCATGCGCACAATCGGAGCAGACACGTCGGGACAGCTGCAGACTGTAGACCTGTACAGCAGCCACGAGGGTCTGGTTCTGGAATACGAGCAGAGCTTGACGAGAAGACTGAGACATCCTGCTGGCCACCCGGCTGCGCAAGCCTCGACAGACGGCAAGGGCTGGTACAACACCTCGGCGCACTTCCTGTGGATAGGGGACCGCACACGCCAGATCGACGGAGGCCACGTCGAGTACTTCCGTGGCATCGAGAACCCCATCGGCATCAAGGTCGGGCCCTCCATGAAGAACGACGAGCTGATCGAGCTGCTGGACATTGTCAACCCCCGCAAGGACATTGGCAAGGTCACTCTGATCACACGTTACGGCGCCGAGAAGGTGGAGTCCATGCTGGGCGGACACATTGAAGCCGTCAAGAGCAGCGGTCACGTTGTGGTGTGGCAGTGCGACCCAATGCACGG GAACACTCGCAGCACCTCCTCTGGCATCAAGACGCGCTCCTTCAACAACATCTTCTCGGAGCTGTCCTCGGCTCTGAAGATCCACAAGCAGCACGGCTCCTTCCTGGGCGGCATGCATCTCGAGCTCACTGGCGACGCGGTGACGGAGTGCACGGGTGGAAGTCAAGGGCTCGACGATGAAGATCTGAGCTTGAACTACACCACCTTCTGCGATCCCAGGCTCAACGAGAAGCAGGCGCTGGAGCTGGCGTTCTTGGTGGCGGGCCATTACCGCGAGGATGCGGCGAGCCTGTGA
- a CDS encoding Lipase 5, whose amino-acid sequence MSFLSDTVLSGGSTRLHVAGHQKSSIRKSKSHGGLLSPLAKLIRSPVQSIGAAVGNHYNASFQDALDEGADRRQILYLRMKNAETYNEWQAAATDLDVLEGNNAWKEEHGSPEYDAALVAARLQEMDDARLSCDVKKMLFLIRTTLTRDLGDMGGLQLYKHSHIGTKKLIERYIDSAQQTMTALLHVSAKQAEQCPVDSETLVLQLLQARQSFGRSALLLSGGGTFGMNHIGVVKSLWDAGLLPRIISGASAGSIVCAVLCTKTDAEIPQVLHEFCYGDLDVFEKAGEPEGILQKVARLCQTGTLFDMTHLKRVMRQMLGDMTFQESYNRTRRILNIPVSTSSIYELPRLLNYITAPNVMIWSAVCTSCSVPLVYAQAQLMAKDLKTGKEVHWDADPDAKWIDGSVDNDLPMTRLAEMFNVNHFIVSQVNPHVVPFLEKEEEMVAAEAQGTAFSAGPHWMSSVASLAKGEVLHRLQVLADMGVFPTYVTKLRGLLSQRYSGDINIFPAISYADFPRVLSNPTTEYMLGCLLTGQRATWPKLSRIQNHVAIELALDNLIQKLRARTVFNSAQTALRPNTLSRPNSQGHESSTVPRTRPNSKAPRYQTKTEPSSPILSRSALISPLLSRSTPRLSAQADHTSSRERLLKAPSASGNRTTDTISSSTNPEDSSDKEYYAEIDSDTSEVLSSPSPTTSPSSHGPTFWPPTRHKSLISVSAPTTPATSTSSDRHIGTLLNLAMTPATHNVPPPSSPELRYKRLFHPPGPAAPEVNVKPPTPNHVESLCSVTPSTPNRSPAHSRRGSGAGLMLDISGARGMLRRKKSAVGFQESYFA is encoded by the exons ATGTCCTTCCTGTCTGACACGGTGCTGTCAGGGGGCAGCACGCGACTGCACGTAGCCGGGCATCAGAAGAGCAGCATCAGAAAGAGCAAAAGCCATGGCGGACTTCTCTCACCCCTAGCGAAACTCATTCGCAGCCCAGTGCAGTCGATAGGAGCTGCAGTGGGCAATCACTACAACGCGTCTTTCCAGGATGCGCTGGACGAGGGTGCAGATCGCAGGCAGATCTTGTACCTGCGCATGAAGAAT GCCGAAACGTACAACGAATGGCAGGCCGCAGCGACCGACCTCGACGTCCTGGAGGGAAACAATGCCTGGAAGGAAGAACACGGGTCGCCAGAGTACGACGCCGCGCTGGTCGCTGCCCGTCTCCAGGAGATGGACGATGCGCGGCTCAGCTGCGACGTGAAGAAGATGCTGTTCCTGATACGGACAACACTCACCCGGGACCTCGGCGACATGGGCGGCCTGCAGCTGTACAAGCACTCCCATATCGGCACAAAGAAGCTGATCGAGCGGTACATCGACTCGGCCCAGCAGACCATGACAGCCCTGCTCCATGTCTCCGCTAAGCAAGCGGAGCAGTGTCCGGTGGACTCGGAGACCCTGGTCCTTCAACTCTTGCAGGCACGTCAGTCGTTCGGACGCAGCGCGCTCCTGCTGTCAGGAGGCGGCACGTTCGGCATGAACCACATTGGAGTCGTCAAGAGCCTGTGGGACGCGGGTCTGCTGCCGCGTATCATATCAGGAGCCTCCGCTGGAAGCATTGTCTGCGCTGTTCTGTGCACCAAGACTGACGCAGAGATACCACAAGTCCTGCACGAGTTCTGCTACGGAGATCTCGACGTGTTCGAGAAAGCTGGCGAGCCCGAAGGCATCCTGCAGAAGGTGGCGCGATTGTGCCAGACCGGCACCTTGTTCGACATGACTCACTTGAAAAGGGTCATGCGACAGATGCTCGGGGACATGACGTTCCAGGAGTCGTACAATCGCACCAGGCGCATACTCAACATTCCCGTGTCGACATCCTCAATCTATGAGCTGCCCCGGCTTCTGAACTACATCACAGCGCCCAATGTGATGATCTGGTCAGCAGT ATGCACTTCGTGCTCGGTGCCTCTTGTATATGCACAAGCTCAGCTCATGGCCAAGGACCTGAAGACGGGCAAGGAGGTGCATTGGGACGCAGATCCTGACGCCAAATGGATCGACGGATCCGTGGACAACGACCTCCCCATGACACGCCTCGCCGAGATGTTCAATGTCAACCACTTCATCGTCTCACAGGTAAATCCACACGTGGTCCCGTTCTtggagaaagaagaagaaatgGTAGCTGCGGAAGCGCAAGGCACTGCTTTCTCAGCAGGCCCACACTGGATGAGCAGCGTGGCGAGTCTTGCCAAAGGCGAAGTGTTGCATCGGCTCCAGGTGCTCGCTGACATGGGTGTCTTTCCTACCTACGTCACCAAGCTCAGAGGGCTGCTCAGCCAGCGTTACTCAGGCGACATCAACATCTTCCCGGCCATTTCGTACGCGGACTTTCCTCGGGTCCTCAGCAACCCAACGACGGAATACATGCTTGGCTGCCTGCTCACAGGGCAAAGAGCTACCTGGCCGAAACTGTCAAGGATACAAAACCATGTCGCAATCGAGCTTGCCCTGGATAATTTAATCCAGAAGTTGAGGGCACGCACCGTCTTCAACTCAGCCCAGACAGCGCTTCGTCCCAACACCCTATCGCGTCCCAATTCCCAAGGTCACGAGTCTTCAACAGTGCCTCGAACACGACCAAATAGCAAGGCACCACGGTACCAGACGAAGACAGAGCCCTCGAGTCCCATACTGTCGAGATCGGCCTTGATCAGTCCTCTCCTCTCGCGCTCCACTCCTCGGCTGTCCGCGCAGGCTGACCACACTTCCAGCCGTGAGCGGTTGCTGAAGGCCCCCAGTGCGTCCGGCAATCGAACCACCGACACCATCTCGTCATCCACCAACCCTGAAGACTCTTCTGATAAGGAGTACTATGCAGAGATAGACTCGGACACCTCTGAGGTGCTCTCCTCTCCATCGCCTACCACATCACCCTCTTCGCACGGCCCGACCTTTTGGCCACCTACACGCCACAAATCCTTGATCTCCGTTTCGGCACCTACGACGCCTGCAACATCGACTTCTTCCGATCGCCACATCGGCACGTTACTGAACCTCGCCATGACTCCCGCTACCCACAACGTACCTCCTCCCAGCTCACCGGAGCTACGTTACAAGCGTCTGTTTCACCCGCCCGGACCGGCTGCGCCAGAAGTCAACGTCAAGCCTCCAACCCCAAACCACGTCGAGTCTCTCTGTTCTGTTACCCCCTCGACGCCCAATAGGAGCCCGGCACACAGTCGGCGTGGTAGCGGAGCAGGTCTCATGCTCGACATCTCGGGTGCAAGAGGCATGCTACGGCGCAAAAAGAGCGCTGTCGGCTTCCAGGAGAGCTACTTTGCTTAG
- a CDS encoding transcription elongation factor spt5, translating to MKAILVDRFMTDVASVQPRNVATPEPRPPKQLHIKITHAAVTHVDILYAQGLHQNNKRHVQPPFILGTEFSGIVTAAPRTSLFKPGARVLGGGLGSFAEEICVDEASVRLVPDQWTNAEACAVGASGAVSYGALVSVAQVKAGETVLVLGASGGLGVMAIQIAKALGAQVIAVVGDAEKGEVVKRIGADAAVNYHDAKWEEKVKDLTPGKQGVEVVYDAIGAVESGIQCLKYRGRLVVVGFAARGGKMESIRANRILLKSAMVHGYRFGEDGRHDPQRTKDVWDGFMRLADDGKIQPVIYKEDYWGLEAVSRALADAQKRKAWGRAVVRINEEAEKELQKRKARL from the exons ATGAAAGCGATACTCGTTGACCGCTTCATGACA GATGTTGCGAGCGTACAACCCAGAAATGTAGCAACGCCCGAACCACGGCCACCCAAACAACTACACATCAAGATTACACATGCGGCAGTTACACATGTTGACATTCTATATGCCCAAGGCCTGCACCAGAACAACAAGCGGCACGTGCAACCGCCCTTCATTCTAGGTACTGAGTTCTCTGGCATTGTCACTGCAGCCCCACGCACATCACTTTTCAAGCCCGGCGCACGCGTCTTGGGCGGCGGTCTCGGCTCTTTCGCAGAGGAAATCTGCGTTGACGAAGCGAGTGTGCGCCTTGTGCCAGACCAGTGGACTAACGCTGAGGCCTGTGCGGTCGGTGCAAGTGGCGCTGTAAGCTATGGTGCTCTTGTTAGTGTCGCGCAAGTGAAGGCCGGTGAGACGGTATTGGTGCTGGGTGCGAGCGGAGGCTTGGGTGTTATGGCAATACAGATTGCGAAAGCGCTTGGAGCCCAGGTGATTGCTGTTGTTGGAGATGCGGAAAAGGGCGAGGTGGTGAAAAGAATCGGTGCGGACGCTGCTGTCAATTATCATGATGCGAAATGGGAAGAGAAGGTCAAAGACCTGACACCTGGCAAGCAAGGCGTGGAGGTAGTGTACGATGCGATCGGTGCGGTAGAGAGCGGAATTCAATGCCTGAAATACAGAGGCAGACTTGTCGTCGTAGGGTTTGCAGCGAGGGGCGGCAAGATGGAGAGCATCCGGGCGAATCGCATTCTGTTGAAGAGCGCCATGGTGCATGGCTAT CGATTTGGTGAGGACGGAAGACATGATCCGCAAAGGACGAAAGACGTTTGGGACGGCTTCATGAGGTTGGCCGACGACGGCAAGATACAGCCAGTCATCTATAAGGAGGACTACTGGGGGCTCGAGGCTGTATCGCGGGCGCTGGCAGATGCACAGAAGCGCAAGGCTTGGGGGAGGGCCGTTGTGAGGATCAACGAGGAGGCGGAGAAGGAATTGCAGAAGCGGAAAGCGAGGCTGTAG
- a CDS encoding transcription elongation factor spt5 — protein MVRKNATVAGDASAPSARASLSTYALATNEALYTVLGRRLSLYSTTHSSSGLLPYSLNRQTPKAPVPSRSPRPLQRAASASSPRLQRAALTLLIDDTMSGYDDRDSGSDDEPFNPEVEVDEDDLPADNAPVRRPVAAEDDEDDAAEGANNDDDDDEEGGEENDDDDEEDEDDDDEDEVVTRPAKRRKKAKRNMFIDVEAEVDEEEEEEDEGDDDIQDEVHPDDLLETTNADLDDRHHRELDMRREVNEQMDVEELAKEFDEKYRRRQMQTARRGATGAVPLALPTVNDPSIWSVKCRPTKEREIIMSIQRRIDEKMRAKQPVKVYSAFERGPNGPQSGYLYVEADAKQDMLEIIEGIQNVFMSGEMLSIDVKERPDLLRKKRRPPLEVGKFVRMIRPPTYKGDLAKVVEISGNGLECAVQIVPRLDYGLNEDTNAAVDNKRKRGFFGPKTERPPPKLFSEAEAKKRHMKHLTMAGSGAQRTYTYKGDDYIGGFLVKEVPVNHVTSERVNPKMEELQYFSIQNADGSETLDLVAVQAAQKAAETGAAFASGDNVEIYTGEQRGIRGTTVTVTGEIVTLRVSEGELRGRKIDAPVKTLRKLFREGDHVKVIGGSKYVDEVGLVTKIRDDKITLLCDSTQQEITVFSKDLKRAADSATVGADSNFDLYDLVQIDASTIGCVVRVDREVLRVVDQQGDVRTLLHTQVSQIAGRNRNAVATDRDGSEIRHEDNVKEYGGENRQGKVLYIHRGILFVQNRELVENQGIFVVRSTSVLTMAAKSGRAQAQDLSGLNPALNAGANGSSGPMPPPRSFGRDKLIGKTVIIRKGAYKGLLGIVKDTMNDEARIELHTKNKQVSVKKELLSIKDPITGNSMPVGGGKFPDRSRGGFSGSTPSHNSGSGRTPAWGNGGGRTPGWGGGGGAGGRTPGWGGGGGGRTPGWGGDGGRTAYGGGDGSRTSYGGATAYGGATSYGGATSYGGGTAYGGNDGNRTAYGGFNSGGRTPGWGGSGSGNPASKSNLSAPTPGAYNAPTPGAYAAPTPGAYGAYSAPTPGGPMDAPTPGNYSAPTPGDRYGVTPAAAPTPGAWDISTPAPSGEDPGYH, from the exons ATGGTACGGAAGAACGCCACTGTGGCTGGTGACGCTAGTGCTCCATCTGCTCGCGCCTCCCTCAGTACCTACGCCCTCGCTACCAACGAAGCCCTCTACACCGTCCTTGGACGCCGTCTTTCCCTTTATTCAACCACACACTCTTCTTCTGGCTTGCTGCCGTATTCTTTGAACAGACAGACGCCAAAAGCGCCTGTGCCATCTCGCTCACCGAGGCCTCTACAAAGAGCTGCCAGCGCCAGCTCTCCTCGACTCCAGCGCGCCGCTCTCACCCTCCTCATCGACGACACCATGTCAGGCTACGACGATCGCGACTCCGGCTCGGACGACGAGCCGTTCAACCCTGAAGTCGAAGTCGACGAAGACGACTTGCCTGCGGACAACGCACCCGTGCGCCGGCCTGTTGCAGCGGAGGACGATGAGGACGACGCCGCTGAAGGAGCGAACAacgatgatgacgacgacgaggaaggCGGCGAGGAGaacgacgatgacgatgaagaggatgaggacgacgacgacgaagatgaAGTTGTG ACACGGCCTGCAAAGCGAAGAAAGAAGGCCAAGCGCAACATGTTCATCGATGTCGAAGCCGAAGtcgacgaggaggaggaagaggaagacgaAGGCGACGATGACATCCAGGACGAAGTGCACCCCGATGACCTCCTCGAGACCACGAACGCCGACCTCGACGACCGCCACCATCGCGAGCTGGACATGCGCCGTGAGGTCAACGAGCAGATGGACGTCGAGGAGCTCGCGAAAGAGTTCGACGAAAAGTACCGCCGCAGGCAGATGCAGACCGCTCGTCGCGGCGCGACCGGAGCTGTACCCTTGGCCCTTCCCACCGTCAACGACCCCTCGATCTGGAGCGTTAAGTGCCGCCCCACCAAGGAGCGCGAGATCATCATGAGCATCCAGAGACGCATCGACGAGAAGATGCGCGCGAAACAGCCCGTCAAGGTTTATTCGGCCTTTGAGCGTGGCCCTAACGGCCCACAGTCTGGATACCTCTACGTGGAAGCCGACGCGAAGCAAGACATGTTGGAGATTATTGAGGGCATCCAGAACGTTTTCATGAGCGGCGAGATGCTGTCCATCGACGTCAAGGAGCGCCCAGATCTGCTCCGCAAGAAGAGGAGGCCGCCTCTAGAAGTTGGAAAGTTCGTGCGCATGATCCGGCCACCGACCTACAAGGGCGATCTGGCGAAGGTTGTTGAGATCTCCGGCAATGGTCTGGAGTGCGCAGTGCAGATTGTCCCTCGTCTGGACTACGGTCTGAACGAAGATACCAACGCCGCGGTCGACAACAAGCGCAAACGAGGATTTTTCGGACCAAAGACCGAACGACCACCTCCCAAGCTGTTCAGCGAGGCTGAGGCGAAGAAGAGGCACATGAAGCATCTTACCATGGCGGGCTCCGGGGCACAGAGAACGTACACATATAAGGGCGACGATTACATTGGCGGCTTTCTGGTGAAGGAAGTTCCGGTCAACCATGTAACATCCGAGAGAGTCAACCCGAAGATGGAGGAGCTGCAGTACTTCTCCATACAAAATGCGGATGGTTCTGAGACCCTGGACCTGGTCGCCGTTCAAGCTGCACAGAAGGCCGCCGAGACTGGCGCGGCCTTTGCTTCTGGAGACAATGTCGAGATCTACACCGGTGAACAGAGAGGTATTCGAGGTACTACCGTAACCGTTACTGGTGAAATCGTCACTCTCCGAGTCAGCGAGGGCGAGCTCAGGGGCCGCAAAATCGATGCCCCCGTCAAGACGTTGCGAAAGTTGTTCCGCGAGGGTGATCACGTCAAGGTCATCGGCGGCAGCAAGTACGTCGATGAAGTCGGTCTGGTCACCAAGATCAGGGACGACAAGATTACTCTGCTCTGCGATTCGACACAGCAGGAAATCACGGTCTTTAGCAAGGACCTGAAGCGTGCTGCCGATTCTGCGACTGTCGGTGCAGACTCCAACTTCGACCTCTACGACCTTGTGCAGATTGA TGCCTCGACCATTGGTTGCGTCGTCAGAGTTGACCGCGAGGTGCTGCGCGTAGTCGACCAGCAGGGTGACGTGCGCACACTCCTCCATACCCAGGTCTCTCAGATCGCCGGTCGAAACCGAAATGCTGTGGCTACAGACCGTGATGGATCTGAAATCAGACACGAAGACAATGTCAAAGAGTACGGCGGTGAAAACCGACAAGGCAAGGTTCTCTACATCCACAGGGGTATTCTCTTTGTGCAGAACCGCGAACTGGTCGAGAACCAGGGCATCTTTGTCGTCCGCAGCACAAGCGTCCTCACCATGGCGGCCAAGAGTGGGCGAGCCCAAGCGCAAGATCTCAGTGGCTTGAACCCAGCGCTGAACGCTGGCGCAAATGGCAGCTCCGGACCCATGCCTCCTCCTCGAAGCTTCGGCCGCGACAAGCTGATTGGCAAGACAGTCATCATCCGCAAGGGTGCATACAAGGGACTTCTCGGCATCGTGAAAGACACTATGAATGACGAAGCACGGATCGAGCTGCACACCAAGAACAAGCAGGTGTCGGTCAAAAAGGAGCTCCTGTCGATCAAAGACCCCATCACTGGCAACAGCATGCCCGTCGGCGGCGGAAAGTTCCCAGATCGCTCGCGTGGGGGCTTCTCTGGCTCCACACCCAGCCACAACAGCGGCAGCGGACGCACACCGGCGTGGGGCAATGGCGGTGGTCGAACGCCGGGCtggggtggcggtggtggcgcTGGCGGTCGCACGCCTGGTTGGGGAGGGGGCGGTGGTGGCCGCACACCTGGCTGGGGAGGTGATGGCGGACGCACAGCGTACGGTGGCGGTGACGGCAGCCGCACATCATACGGTGGAGCGACAGCATACGGCGGCGCTACGTCTTACGGCGGTGCGACATCCTACGGCGGAGGCACGGCCTATGGTGGCAACGATGGCAACCGCACTGCATACGGCGGCTTCAACTCTGGCGGCCGCACGCCTGGCTGGGGaggctctggctctggcaACCCAGCTTCCAAGTCCAACCTATCTGCACCTACACCGGGAGCTTACAACGCTCCCACACCAGGTGCGTATGCGGCGCCAACACCTGGTGCGTACGGTGCCTACTCTGCACCGACACCTGGCGGGCCCATGGACGCGCCCACGCCGGGCAACTATTCCGCGCCTACGCCAGGCGATCGCTATGGCGTTACACCAGCGGCAGCACCGACCCCAGGCGCATGGGATATCTCGACACCAGCGCCGAGCGGAGAGGATCCCGGCTACCATTGA
- a CDS encoding 3-deoxy-7-phosphoheptulonate synthase, translating to MGSSASKGASAAGAAARKYPTRAPPSNVTARAPAPSAPRQATSARGRTVEAGAQFSESKPAGGVMDTDARDAAFAERLASLGAVQPNPHYSPTSRSQFDPRPQSQRPAHELLGDMMQAPPQSAFPDARNNPVLRVLEARQRIADEAEQELSRVGRRGFEGRKYVDAGVIQLALMRQARGEPAQRIEQGLGIKKGRLSLLSPGTVGAVQTDN from the exons ATGGGTTCCTCTGCTTCAAAAGGCGCCAGTGCCGCCGGCGCTGCTGCACGCAAGTATCCGACTCGCGCACCGCCCAGCAATGTCACAGCGCGCGCTCCCGCGCCGTCCGCACCACGGCAGGCAACCTCTGCCCGGGGCCGCACGGTGGAGGCGGGAGCGCAGTTCAGCGAGAGCAAGCCAGCGG GCGGAGTCATGGACACGGACGCGCGCGATGCTGCGTTCGCAGAGCGCCTCGCCAGCCTCGGTGCTGTCCAGCCTAATCCCCACTACTCGCCTACGTCACGCTCCCAGTTCGACCCCCGGCCGCAGTCGCAGCGACCCGCGCACGAGCTGCTCGGCGATATGATGCAGGCGCCGCCGCAATCAGCATTCCCGGACGCGCGCAACAACCCGGTCCTCCGAGTGCTGGAGGCGCGGCAGCGCATCGCAGACGAGGCCGAGCAAGAGCTGAGCCGGGTGGGAAGGAGGGGGTTCGAGGGGAGGAAGTATGTGGATGCGGGCGTCATTCAGTTGGCGTTGATGAGGCAAGCGCGTGGCGAGCCGGCGCAGAGGATCGAGCAAGGCCTGGGTATCAAGAAGGGGAGGTTGAGCCTGCTCAGTCCTGGCACGGTGGGCGCCGTGCAGACGGACAACTGA
- a CDS encoding ubiquitin-protein ligase Anaphase Promoting Complex, whose protein sequence is MKVTIKEWNAVAAWRWDMPDDDVCGICRNPYDSTCSKCKFPGDECPLLLGECNHSFHMHCIFSWLKQESSQEKCPMCRQPFKSKSQDASATGAQEPAQAPDSGPV, encoded by the exons ATGAAGGTCACAATCAAGGAGTGGAATGCAGTGGCCGCCTGGCGCTGGGACATGCCCGACGACGACGTGTGTGGTATTTGCCGCAACCCCTACGACAGCACCTGCTCCAAGTGCAAGTTTCCAGGCGACGAGTGCCCGCTGC TCCTCGGCGAATGCAACCACTCCTTCCACATG CACTGCATCTTCTCGTGGCTCAAGCAGGAGAGCTCGCAGGAAAAGTGCCCCATGTGTCGTCAAC CTTTCAAATCGAAGAGTCAAGATGCCTCCGCCACCGGTGCCCAAGAGCCTGCCCAGGCTCCAGACAGCGGCCCTGTTTAA